In Humulus lupulus chromosome 7, drHumLupu1.1, whole genome shotgun sequence, the following are encoded in one genomic region:
- the LOC133792389 gene encoding uncharacterized protein LOC133792389, with product MIGFRKLKVDHKSTIKAIYTGSEFLESVFAGVEARCLFVSSISVIQDSLHEHKQRVDLPKSTFPSDKERRHFYLRATKEYTDAAWDFVKMVERNYGFPNKIICPCKKCRNLNHHCVDDVFEHLVITGMDPTYRIWVHHGEQPIDTQVDEVSNDMDAFDLYTTAAMDDVDNNIGCGGGEDDEFVNEDLQKKLEDAETPLYEGSEKYTKLSSIVALYRLKNLNGWTDKNFTKLLELLCDMFPKNNVLLDSMYSVRKFLRNFDLKYEKIDACINDCCLFRKEKAKMDVCPKCSVSRWKVDKHTKNVKVGEAAKVLRYFPIIPRLKRLFRSKEMAENLRWHFTHKSIDGKMRHPVDTPAWDSINERWPEFNLEPRNLRLGLAADGINPYKSLSSTYSCWPVMLVIYNLPPWLCMRDENTFLSLLILGRKQPGNDIDIYLEPLIEDLNKLWNNGVHTYDAFDKSFFNLKAMLLWTINDFPAYGNLAGCTSKGKTACLICGNDTCATRLKHSKKFSYQNTRRFLPFDHPYRSKKAWFNGATEERAPPKVLSGSEIVEELNQITNDFGKNMNPKKRSRDNKVEGMWKKKSIFFNLPYWEVLLVRHNIEKNVCDSIISTLLGLNGKSKDHLNARLD from the exons ATGATTGGATTCAGAAAACTTAAAGTT GACCACAAGAGTACAATAAAAGCAATTTACACGGGTTCTGAATTTCTGGAGAGTGTTTTTGCTGGTGTTGAG GCTCGATGCTTATTTGTTTCGTCGATTTCAGTTATTCAGGATTCACTCCACGAACATAAACAACGGGTGGACTTGCCAAAAA GTACTTTTCCTTCGGATAAAGAGAGAAGACATTTCTACCTTag aGCTACAAAAGAGTACACGGATGCGGCATGGGACTTTGTGAAAATGGTAGAAAGAAATTATGGTTTTCCAAATAAAATTATCTGTCCTTGTAAGAAGTGTCGAAACTTAAATCATCATTGTGTTGATGATGTTTTTGAGCACTTAGTTATAACCGGAATGGATCCAACTTATCGTATTTGGGTTCACCATGGAGAGCAACCCATTGATACTCAAGTTGACGAAGTTTCGAATGATATGGATGCATTTGATTTATACACGACTGCTGCCATGGATGATGTGGACAATAATATAGGTTGTGGAGGTGGTGAAGACGATGAATTTGTTAACGAAGATCTTCAAAAGAAGTTGGAGGATGCGGAAACTCCTTTATATGAAGGGAGTGAGAAATACACAAAACTTTCATCAATTGTAGCTTTATATAGGTTGAAGAATCTGAATGGTTGGACAGACAAAAATTTTACAAAGCTTTTAGAACTCCTTTGTGATATGTTTCCCAAAAACAATGTACTTCTTGATTCCATGTACTCAGTTaggaaatttttgagaaatttcgaTTTGAAATATGAAAAGATTGATGCTTGTATTAATGATTGTTGCTTATTTAGAAAGGAGAAGGCTAAAATGGATGTTTGTCCAAAGTGTAGTGTTTCTAGATGGAAAGTTGATAAACACACAAAGAATGTTAAAGTTGGTGAGGCTGCCAAAGTTTTGAGGTATTTTCCGATAATACCCCGATTGAAAAGATTGTTTAGATCAAAAGAAATGGCTGAAAACTTAAGGTGGCATTTCACTCATAAAAGTATTGATGGGAAGATGCGACATCCAGTGGATACACCTGCTTGGGATTCCATTAATGAAAGATGGCCAGAGTTTAATCTTGAACCACGCAACCTTAGGCTCGGACTAGCTGCTGATGGAATTAACCCCTATAAAAGTCTAAGCTCCACTTATAGTTGTTGGCCAGTGATGCTTGTTATCTATAATTTaccaccttggttgtgcatgagggACGAAAATACATTTTTGTCATTATTGATTCTAGGTCGTAAACAACCTGGAAACgatattgatatttatttggagcCTCTTATTGAAGACTTAAACAAGTTGTGGAATAATGGAGTGCATACTTATGATGCATTCGACAAAAGCTTCTTCAATTTGAAGGCAATGTTGTTGTGGACAATAAACGATTTTCCTGCATATGGAAATCTTGCTGGGTGTACAAGCAAAGGCAAGACAGCTTGCCTGATTTGTGGTAATGATACATGTGCAACTAGGCTAAAACATAGTAAAAAATTTTCATACCAAAATACTAGGAGATTTCTCCCGTTTGATCATCCATATCGGTCTAAGAAAGCATGGTTCAATGGAGCTACAGAAGAAAGGGCCCCCCCTAAAGTTTTGAGTGGTAGTGAAATTGTTGAAGAACTAAATCAAATTACCAACGATTTTGGAAAaaatatgaatcccaaaaaaaggAGTCGGGATAATAAGGTGGAAGGAAtgtggaagaagaaatctatatTTTTCAATCTACCATATTGGGAG GTTTTGTTAGTTCGTcataatatagaaaaaaatgtgtgtgatagtatTATTAGCACATTGTTGGGCTTGAATGGAAAATCCAAAGATCATCTTAATGCTCGATTGGATTAA